In the Campylobacter sp. MIT 12-8780 genome, one interval contains:
- a CDS encoding aspartate carbamoyltransferase catalytic subunit has product MRHLITTRDFSKDEVLELFKQASEYLDEKPRATLKGKSITTIFFENSTRTLSSFETAAKRLDAKVLRLDVSRSSSSKGETLFDTAANLDAMNPSAIVVRHQHSGVPASLAKYVHCPVLNGGDGKHAHPTQALLDLFTIMKAYNGEVENKTIIIVGDIKNSRVAASNIELLSRFGLKIILVAPPHFMPNIKLEKTYKLKDAIDQADIIMSLRTQTERHQKQMYGSLKDYANDFCITKERIKDKKVIILHPGPVHRNIDISDEVLADPRSLVLKQVKHGVAIRMAALKKLILENE; this is encoded by the coding sequence TAAGGACGAGGTTTTAGAGCTTTTTAAGCAAGCAAGTGAATATTTAGATGAAAAGCCTAGAGCTACGCTTAAAGGCAAGAGTATCACAACTATCTTTTTTGAAAACTCTACGCGCACACTTTCTTCTTTTGAAACAGCGGCAAAAAGACTTGACGCTAAAGTTTTGCGTCTTGATGTTTCAAGATCAAGTTCAAGCAAGGGCGAAACTCTCTTTGATACAGCTGCAAATTTAGACGCGATGAATCCAAGTGCCATAGTGGTGCGTCATCAGCACTCTGGAGTGCCTGCTTCTTTGGCAAAATATGTTCATTGCCCTGTTTTAAATGGAGGCGATGGCAAGCACGCTCACCCTACTCAAGCCCTGCTTGATCTTTTTACTATCATGAAAGCATATAATGGCGAGGTAGAAAATAAAACTATCATTATCGTTGGAGATATCAAAAACTCAAGAGTAGCTGCTTCAAATATAGAGCTTTTGAGTCGTTTTGGCTTAAAGATCATCTTAGTTGCCCCACCTCATTTTATGCCAAATATCAAGCTTGAAAAAACCTATAAGCTCAAAGACGCCATAGATCAAGCTGATATTATCATGAGTTTAAGAACGCAAACTGAAAGACACCAAAAACAAATGTATGGCTCTTTAAAAGATTATGCAAATGATTTTTGTATCACTAAAGAACGCATTAAAGATAAAAAAGTCATCATCTTACACCCTGGACCAGTGCATAGAAATATAGACATTAGTGATGAAGTATTAGCCGATCCTCGTTCTTTGGTTTTAAAGCAAGTCAAACACGGCGTAGCCATTAGAATGGCGGCTTTAAAAAAACTTATCTTAGAAAATGAATAA